The Gemmatimonadaceae bacterium DNA segment GCGCGATCCTTGGCTTCCGCCGGCGGCACACCATCAACGCCTGCCATATGTCCGGCAATCACTGACAGCGCCAGGTCGCAGGCCAGGACCACGCCACCGCGCCGCATAAACTCGGGCAGCGCGAAGCTCACGTGCGGCTCGCCGAGGCCGTCCTGCACCCCGAGCAGCGCCGGGTTCCGCGTGGTCGGCTTGTCATCCACCGGATGCGTGGCCTTCGACAGTTCGGCAAGCCCATAGCGATCCCACGCCGACTGCCGCATCGCGAGGACGATCGCATTGTGGCGCAGCACGAGTGCCGTAGAGAACTCCGCCGCCGGGATGCCCATCAACTGCGAGTACTGCCCTTCCCAGATCGACGCACGCCACACGCCATAGCCGCTCTCGACCTCGGGAACATCGAACACCGTGCGCACGCGACCGCTGAGTCGAGCAGCCCACTGCATATCCCAGGTCGCGTCGCGCGATGCGTCGGCCGCGAGCGGCATCGCAGCGCCCAGTGTGTCCGGCATCGCGGCCAGCCCGAGGCCCACGCCACCGACGGCCATCGCACCGCTTGCCACCTTGCCGAGAAACTGCCTGCGATCGGTTTGCATCAGGTTCCCTTCCGGGTTGGGGGTTCGCACTAGATGCGCGATACCGCCCCGTCACCCGACAGGCCCACCGAAACGACAACGCGGCATCCGCCCCGGGGGGCCGACGCCGCGTCTGTGTGTCCGACATAGCTGGGGCGGGACTCGAACCCGCGACCCCGGCATTATGAGTGCCGTGCTCTAACCAGCTGAGCTACCCAGCCTTGGTACGAAAGCCCTGCAATCTACAAGGGGATTCCCCTCCGCTCAAACCCCTGGGAAACGACGAGGCGCCCCACGTGGAGGCGCCTCGGGTCCTGCAATAGCGGGGGCGGGATTTGAACCCGCGACCTTCGGGTTATGAGCCCGACGAGCTACCAGGCTGCTCCACCCCGCGGTAGTGGAAGGAAGATACGGGGACCGCGGCCGAAGTTCAAGCGGCAGCGCCAATGCGCAGCTGCCCCCGCGCCGATTGGCAGGCGCGGACTTCCCTCGCCCTCGCTCCAGCGCGACCTTTTCGCGGTCCCGTCACCCCGGATCCGATGACGCTCACCCGTCGCACCCTCCTGCAGTTGGCCGCACTCGCGGCCGTGCCGAGCGCCGCAGACGCCGAGCTGCCCGATGCCGACTGGATCCGCGCCGCCCAGGCTCGGCTCGCCGGCAGCCGGCCCCGCCCGCTGCCCGACGCCGACCGCGCGACAGTCGCCGCGATCGCCGACGCGATCATCCCGCGCACGGAGACGCCGGGCGCACTCGACGTCGGCGCGCCGGAGTTCATCGAACTGCTGCTCGCCGAGTGGGTTCCGGAAGCGGAGCGCGAGGCGTTCGCGAACGGCCTCGCTGAACTCGACGAGCGTGCCCGCGAGCTGCACGGGTCGGCCTGGCCCGGACTCAGCACCGAGGCCGCGACCGCAGAGATCGCGTGGGCCGAAGCGACCGTCGAGCAACCGAGCGCCGGCCAGCGCGCGCTGCGCCGCGTGAAGAGTTGGACCGTCCACGCCTGGATCACCAGCGAGGTCGTGCAGAAGACGGTGATCCGCACGAACATCACGCCGGGGCGCTACGAAGGCTGCGTGCCCCGTCCCGCCGTTGGAGGGCGCCGCTGATGCCACGCCAACAGCGACGCTACGATGCCATCGTCGTCGGATCGGGGATCTCCGGCGGCTGGGCGGCCAAGGAGCTGACCGAGCGCGGGATGCAGACGCTCGTGCTCGAGGCCGGCGGCCCGATCGACCCCGCGACGGACTACACGGAGCACGTGCAGTCGTACCAACTCCGCTACCGTGGCTTCGGCGACCGCAAGGCGCTGGAGCGCCACCAGCCGATCCAGCGCGAGTGCTACGCCTGCGACGAAGCGGGCTCCAAGTTCTTCGTGAACGACCACGAGAACCCGTACACCACGCCGGACGACGCGCCGTTCCGCTGGATCCGCGGCCGGCACGTGGGCGGCCGGTCGATTATGTGGGGGCGCCAGGTCTACCGCTGGAGCGACCTCGACTTCGAGGCCAACGCCCGCGACGGCCACGGCAACGACTGGCCGATCCGCTACGCCGACCTCGCCCCGTGGTACTCGCACGTCGAACGATTCATCGGCGTCTCCGGCGCCGCCGAAGGCCTCGACCAGCTGCCCGATGGCGAGTTCCTCCCGCCGATGCAGATGACCTGCGTCGAGCGCGACGCCCGCGAGAAGATCCTCGGCGCCTTCGGCGGCCAGCGCGTGATGACCATCGGCCGCGCCGCCGTGCTCACGCGCAACCACAACGGACGCGCCGCCTGCCACTACTGCGGGCCCTGCGAGCGCGGCTGCATCACGCACTCGTACTTCTCCTCCAACGGCTCCACGCTGCCCGCCGCCGCCGCGACCGGGCGCCTGACGCTGCGTCCGCATAGCGTCGTCGCCGAGGTGCTGCTCGATGCGCGCAGCGGCAAGGCGCGCGGCGTGCGGGTGATCGACGCCCGCACGATGCAGGAGACCGTCTACGAGGCACGCGTCATCTTCCTCTGCGCCTCGGCCTTCGAGTCCGTGCGCATCCTGATGCACTCGACGAGCGGCACGCATCCGCAGGGGATGGGCAACGCCAGCGGTACGCTCGGCAAGTACATAATGGACCACCATAT contains these protein-coding regions:
- a CDS encoding gluconate 2-dehydrogenase subunit 3 family protein, which translates into the protein MTLTRRTLLQLAALAAVPSAADAELPDADWIRAAQARLAGSRPRPLPDADRATVAAIADAIIPRTETPGALDVGAPEFIELLLAEWVPEAEREAFANGLAELDERARELHGSAWPGLSTEAATAEIAWAEATVEQPSAGQRALRRVKSWTVHAWITSEVVQKTVIRTNITPGRYEGCVPRPAVGGRR
- a CDS encoding GMC family oxidoreductase — translated: MPRQQRRYDAIVVGSGISGGWAAKELTERGMQTLVLEAGGPIDPATDYTEHVQSYQLRYRGFGDRKALERHQPIQRECYACDEAGSKFFVNDHENPYTTPDDAPFRWIRGRHVGGRSIMWGRQVYRWSDLDFEANARDGHGNDWPIRYADLAPWYSHVERFIGVSGAAEGLDQLPDGEFLPPMQMTCVERDAREKILGAFGGQRVMTIGRAAVLTRNHNGRAACHYCGPCERGCITHSYFSSNGSTLPAAAATGRLTLRPHSVVAEVLLDARSGKARGVRVIDARTMQETVYEARVIFLCASAFESVRILMHSTSGTHPQGMGNASGTLGKYIMDHHMLWGAGGVMPGFEDRVTAGRRPNGIYVARFRNTKASRPSADFLRGYGMQGGSGRSAFRGAGSGPEYKQRLLNELGPWTLSINGWGEQLPNAANHLALDPTVKDKWGIPALRITCKWGDNERAMMRDMTTSAVEMLEAAGARDIWQNRPDVPPGLCIHEMGGARMSRTPGDGVLNRDNQLWEVPNVFVTDGACMASSACQNPSITYMALTARAAAGAVDKIRRGEL